From a single Thermodesulfobacteriota bacterium genomic region:
- a CDS encoding 4Fe-4S dicluster domain-containing protein: MKILMVDKNKCTGCHQCELWCGTEISSVSKELHRAIQEEPRPVPRVYVEGKPFALQCRHCEEPPCIEACPNGTMRRDPDTGLVYVHEPTCIACWMCVMTCPFGIIHPSPAMKVAIKCDRCRNMGYPICAEVCPTQAITLEERKDYRAKAF, translated from the coding sequence GTGAAAATTCTGATGGTCGACAAAAACAAATGTACCGGATGCCACCAGTGTGAGCTCTGGTGTGGGACAGAGATTTCTTCGGTGTCCAAAGAGCTCCATCGGGCGATCCAAGAAGAACCTCGACCCGTTCCCCGGGTCTATGTGGAAGGAAAGCCCTTCGCCCTCCAATGTCGTCACTGCGAGGAGCCTCCTTGTATCGAAGCCTGCCCCAACGGGACCATGCGGAGAGATCCCGACACGGGACTGGTTTATGTCCACGAGCCCACCTGTATCGCCTGCTGGATGTGCGTGATGACCTGTCCTTTTGGGATCATCCATCCCTCCCCTGCCATGAAAGTAGCGATCAAGTGTGATCGCTGCCGTAACATGGGCTACCCCATCTGCGCCGAGGTCTGCCCCACCCAGGCGATCACCTTGGAGGAGAGAAAAGATTATCGGGCCAAAGCCTTTTAA